ATGTTAGAGCAGTTGCATTGATAAGGTCACGAAATTATTAACGCCTTGTCGGTACGGAAAGTGTTTCTGGCGGTGTCGGCGGTATATTATACGTTGCGATTTAATGATAAATCGGATTTTGACAAGCTGACCGCTCCTGTTACGGAGCGGTCAATTATCTGCATATTATTCCGATGTTGCGGTACCGGAGGATGCTGCGGAGGAGGTTTCATTTTCGGCTTTACTGTCAGCCGAAGAACCGGAAGCATCGGACGATGTTTCTTCTTCCTTGGTGATGTTCAGCTTTTCGTAGTCATATTCGTAATTTACTGCACTGCGCCATTCCTCAAGTATAGCGTTGGTCTTTTCGCTCTGACGTGAGGTCAAAAGCTCTTGCCTTACGGTCTTCCTGTAATCGCTTAAGTCGCTGTCGGTAACCTTTGCATCGCTTACATACTTTACGATATAATATCCGCTGTCGGTGGGGATAAGTCCGCTTATATCGCCCGGCTTTTCAAGGGCGAAAACTGCATCGTAAAGCGCATCGGAAATAAGTCCCTTTGAGTTCAGTACGAGTATCTGTTCGCCTGCGGTAGATTCGGAATATGCACTGCTGTATTCCTTTACCACTGCGTCAAAGTCTGCGCCATCTGCGGTAGCCTTTTTAAGTGCGGCATCAGCCTTTTCCTTTATCTCAGCTAACTTTTCGTCACGCTTCTTGTCGATCTCTGCGTCATCTGCGCCGCTCTCGTTTCTTGCGGCATTTATCTCGGCATAATCCGAAGATGCAATGCCTACGGCTATATATTTGATATAACGTGCGTCTTCGGGTATCCATACCTTTTTGTACTCGGAGTCTGTGGCATAGCTTGAAGCACTCTTTTCGTATGCCTGCTTAGCCTCTGCTTTGAGCTTTGTGATATAATCATCGACCTCAGAGTCGGATACGGTAATATCTTTAAGAAGGTAGTCGTTGACTTTTTTCTGTATTGCCGTGTTGGTCTGCCACATCAGAAATGTATCCTCGGTAAGACCGAAGCCTGCAATATATTCATTGAAAAGCTCTTTTTCCTTTTCAAGAATCTTTTCGTCGTTGGCACTGTCCTCTGTGCCGGAGGTATCATCGGTGCTTATGCCGAGTGCGGTCTTCGCCTTTTTCTCGAATGAGGCGTACCAGTCGCTGAGATTCTTTGTATAGGCCTTTTCGACCTCAGCCATTTCTTCTTCGGTAAGCTGATCAAGTCCCAGCTCCTTGGCTTTTCTGAGTATCAGCTTTTCGTTGGTCAGCATATCTATTATATTCTTTCTGTACGACTGAGCGTAGGAGGCATAAGCGGAATTTGTTTCGTCAAGGCCGTAATTTGCTATGGTGAAGGAATATTCGGGATAGAAATCCTTGAATTTGACCTGATAATATTCCTTTTCTTCATCCGAAAGCGAGTCTGAGGTGGCCCATGCCACGATGTCGTCGTCTTTTGCCGTCCAGATATTTTCCACACTTGTTGTGCCGCTGTCAGTACCTGATGTAAGAATGCTGTCGCTGCAGCCGGAGAACATCATTGTACAGGCGAGTATTGCGGCTGTCGCCGCTGTTCTTTTCTTCATTTTTATTAGATCCTTCCTTAAAATGTGCAGTAGGATATTTGTGTAAATTGCATAACGTACTGCTGTGACTATATAAGTATATCACAAATTTTCAAAAAATCAAAACAAATTTTCGAAAAAGAGGGTGAATTTTTTGTGAAAATGTGTTATAATTATATCCGTTATAATGAGATAGCTGTAAAATCGTATTTTATTGCTGTCTTTTCTGATTTTTCCGGAGGTAGATTTAAGTTGAAAAAGCTATCAAGATATATAAAAATACTGGCGCTTGCCTTGTCGGCGGTACTGACACTCTGCGCCTGCTCGGGCGACGGTGCAAGCTCGGGTGAAAGCTCATCGGCACCTGACTATTCGCTTGATACATCCGCCAAGGTCGGATATGTATACAATGAAGAAATATCAAGGGACAACATGACATATATGTTTGAGAAAAGCCGTAAAGATATTGAAACGGCGCTCGGCCTTGAAACCTGTTATGTGGACGGCGTTGCGGTGTCGCAGTTTGAAAATGCCGTAAAAGCGCTCAAAAACGAGGGTTGCAGTATCATAGTATCGGCATCGCACGTTTTTGCAAACTCGGCGCTCAGCTATGCGAAAAAGGATAAGGACGTGTATATACTGAGCTACGGCGGCACGGCATCGCTCACGAACCTTACAACGTTCCGGCCGAAGCTGTATCAGCCTGCGTTCGTCTGCGGAACGGTAGCGGCTTGGAATTCTTCATCGCACAAGATAGGAATAGTCGCAGACGATCTTATGTACTGCTCAAACGGTGTTATAAACGCATTTATCCTCGGAATACAGCAGATATACAAGGAACGTGAAACGGATGTCGAAATAATCTATGCGGAAACCAAAGCACAGACGGAAACTGCGGTAAATACGCTTGAGGGCAAGGGCTGTGATGTAATATTCTCGTATCAGTCGGATGATTACTGTATGTACTACTGCGATTCAATCGGAATGAGGTCGATAGGCTTTACAAACGATATGGCTTATTCGGCTCCGAAATACGGGCTTGTAGGGTATTATCTCAACTGGGCTACGTTTATCACGGACACGGTGAGAACCTGCATAAACGATAACTTTATGGCGGAGGTTTATGTCGGAGGCTTCAGTGAAGCGTTTGTGAAGCTGACACCTTATTCTGCCGCCTGCAAGAAGGAAACGCTCACCATAGCGGATACTCTTTATGACTATGTAAAGAAAGGCAAGGCGAAGATATTCGAGGGCGAAATCCGTGACAAGGACGGCCTTGCAAGAGTGGGTACGGGAGCAACGCTTGACGATATGAAGGTGCTGGCGATGGATTATCTTGTTTACGGAGTAACGTATATAGATAATATTATCGACCCTGTGCCGAATCCCACAACATCAGACCTTATAGTGAAGAAGGAGTATGTTTCGTGAGGCGGAAGGTGCTGTGACAGAAAGCCGATAAGGGCTGAGGCGGTGTGGATGCCGGGAGATTCTGATAAATTACGCCGATGAGAAAATCATCGGCGTTTTTGTTTGTGGGGGATTAGGCTTAATAGGACGGCAAACATATTTTTAGGAGCGAAAGCTCCCTTATGCGAAAAAACGCATAAGGGAGCTTTTTTGTTATGCTTATTCGCCGTTGTAAAGCTCGTAGTAGGTCAGGGCATCTTTCATAAAATGCTCGGTCACGTTGAAGTAATCTGCTAATTGCCAAAGCTCTGTAAGGCCGCTTCTAATAGCTTTTATAAGCGTTCTTCTGGTGAACGTGTGGGTCACAGCCCACGCTGTAGCACGGCGTTCGCATCTGCCGCGGGGGATGACGGGGCAGGTTGCGTCATAGAAGGCGCCGGTCATGCAGTGTCCGAGCTCGTGAACGGTTTTTTCTTTTCGGTCGGCTATACTTTTCACTTTATGAGGGTCTATGGCGATAATGCACATACCGTCGGTGCATTGGCTCATAGCGCCCTGCTTGCCCTTCATACGCATATCTACAATAAGTATATCGTTATCCTGTGCGGTTTTTATAAGCTGTTCCAATTATCATTGCCCTCCCTTCAGAGCATTGCATCGGTTTACTTCTTTCCGTCCTTTTCTTTGCTGCGGCGAAGCTCAAGCTGGAGCATAGCAAGACGTTTTACATCGTCGAGTACATCGTCGTCTATTTCGGTTTCACCGAAAAGTGCGAATTTAAGGCGGGGGTCGGATACCCTTGCGGTATCGCCGCTCATAAGAAGTGTGTCTGTGTCTGTGCCGAAATATTCGGCTATTTTCAATAACGTGGCGAACGGCGGCTCACGCTTTCCTGTTTCGTAAAGGCTGTACGCCTGCTTGGTTACGCCGAGATATTCGGCTACCTGCGCCTGCGACGCACCTTTTGCTTTACGAAGCTGTTTTATCCTCTCGGAAAATGCGCCTGAAACTGTGCCGGAGTTTTTGCTCATTTAAGGTTCATCCTTTCATATTGACGTTCTGTTGTCTGAAATAATTATAACAACATTGTGTTGAATTGTCAATAAAAGAAACAAAGTGTTGTCAAAGATTGTTGCAGTTTAACGAAAATGATGAATTTGTGCTACAAACAGTTGACAAATAGTCCTGCGTGTGCTATCATTATGACAACGGAAAGTTGCAACGGCTTTCACGGCTATCATTTTTGAAACGCTTGATAATTCCTTTAAAGGCTATTATAGCGTATTTTGTGTACTAAAAAACGTACACGATTCTGAAAATGAAGAAAAAATCAGAAAAACGGAGGGGATATATGTACAGATGCTTAAGATGCGGAGGAACGTATGACAGCAATGAGTTGACACGGACGCTTCAGTACCGTGGAGAATATCAGGGAACGGCTGCATATGAAACCGAGCGGAGCTGTCCTGCCTGCGGGTACGATGTGGAGTATTGCGGAGAGTGGAGCGACGACGGGTACGATTATGACGAACTGTTATAATCAAGGCGAAAACGGTCAGGAAGGGGGTGAATATACACGGAAAGAAGAAGGGGCATAGAAATCACGCAGGAAATTCTTGATAAAATCAGCCACTGTATCGAGCTTGGGTACAGCGATGTGCAGACGGCGGAATTGCTCGGCATACATCGCACAACGCTCAGGAACTGGAAGCTGACGCACGATGAAATAAGGAGACTATATCAAAGTGACGGACAAGACGGTGACGAGGAGAGAAAAAAGCAGGTCGAGGAGGCATTGCTGAAGCGTGCGATAGGATACACGCAGACGGAAATCACAAGGCAGGTCGGAAAGGACGGGAAGCTGGGTGTTGTCAAAACGGTTGAAAAGCAGGTGATGCCAAGCACAACGGCGCAGATCTTCTGGCTGAAGAACAGATGCGGTTACGAGTGGGACGGCGGCGTGGTTGACGATGAGGAAAACGAAGGAGGAGTTGTGGTGATACCCGAGGCGAGAACGGAGAATGAGGGTGAGTTCTGATGAGGGAGGATGGGGAACGGGAGAGCGGTTATATGGCAAGGGTGGTGAGGGGAGAGTTGTGGCAGGGATTGTGATTGCTTAGAAGTTTTGAAGATAGTACTCCTATTAATTTCAATCCCCACCGTCTTGACGGCAGAGCGACTTAGTAATTATAAAAGTCGGATATATCACATAAAAACGCTGTAATATTTAGGCTTGTGGCTTGCCGTCAAGCCACCTCCCCTTTTTCGAGGGCGGGCATGGATGCCCGAAGTTGAACGCCCAAAGGCTTTGCAAGGATGCAAAGCCAACAAAGCGTTCATTTAAAGGCAAGGGTGTTGGTGCGGGGCAAGGCTGTGGTGTTGCAATCCCTCCGTCTTGACGGCAGAAAAGTTTGATAAATAAAAAAAGGTGGGCGTGTCACAAACAGAAAGCAACAATATCAAGGCTTGTGCCTTGCCGTCAATCCACCTCCCTTTGACAAGGGAGGCGAGGACATGGTGCGGCAATCCCTCCGGTAGTCGCCCGAATTTTTTCGGGCGACAGCACCTCACCTTTGACAAGGGAGGCAAGTTTAGTGCGGGGCAAGGGATGGCGCGGATGCAAAACCATACAAGCACACACAAACATTCGCCCTACTAAAAGTGGGTGTGATAGTGCGAAAGCGAAACAGGCAGAGCGTTCATTAAAAGGCAAGGGTGGTGGCGAGGGGCGAAGGATAGTGCGGTTTTGGAAGGGTGGTGTGAGGCAAGGTGGTGGATGTGGTTTTGAGAGGGTTGTGGGGATGGCAGATGTGTGTAAATGGTGGGCAGGTGGGATGGTGGGTAGGTGGGGATGGCGATAGATTTACAGAAAAACGGGAGGTGTTGCTGAGATGAAAGATAACGATGTAAAAGGCGGAAGGAGGGTGGTATGGTCGCCGCAGGAAAGGCAGGCGGAGTTTATGCAAAGGGGAGAGTATGAGGCTTTGTACGGGGGTGCCGCCGGCGGAGGTAAGTCTGACGCACTTCTGGCGGAGGCGCTCAGGCAGGCGGATAAGGCTTGCTACAGGGGGATAATTTTCAGGAAAACGTATCCGCAACTGACGGAGCTTGAGGACAGGTCGCAGACGCTTTATAAAGGTGCATATCCTGCGGCGAGATACAACAAGACCAAGCACTGCTGGAGCTTTCCGTCCGGGGCTAAAATCTATTTCGGGGCGATGCAACATAAGAAAGACAGGCTTAACTATCAGGGCAAGCATTATGACTTTGTGGGGTTCGATGAACTGACGCAGTTTTCCTTTGACGAATACAGTTATATGTTTTCGAGAAACAGGCCGGGCGGAAAAGGCACGAGGGTGTACATCAGAGCCACGGCGAATCCGGGCGGACCGGGTCATTCGTGGGTAAAGCAAAGGTTTATAACGGCAGGCGAGCCGATGAAACCGATAATAGAAGAACATAAGGTGAAAAAGCCCGACGGGGCGGAGATAATCATTAGAAAATCGAGAGTGTTCATCCCGGCAAGCGTATTTGACAATAAGGAGCTGTTGCGAAACGACCCTGAATATCTTGCGAGCCTGTCTATGCTTCCGACCGCCGAGAGAAAGGCGCTTCTGTACGGGGATTGGAACAGTTTTACGGGGCAGGTTTTCACCGAATGGAGAGATGACCCGGAGCATTATTGCGACAGAAGATGGACGCACGTCATAGCGCCGTTTGAGATACCTCGCCACTGGGAGATAGTGAGGGGATTTGATTTCGGGTATACAAGGCCGTTTTCGGTAGGGTGGTATGCGGTGGATACTAAAGGGTGCATCTACAGGATAAGGGAATACTACGGCTGTACGGATAAGGCGAATGAGGGCATAAGGCTTGAGCCGTCGGTAATTGCCGAGAATATCAGAAAAATAGAGCGTGACGATCCGAATATAAGAGGGAGAAATGTGTACGGGGTCGCAGACCCTTCAATATTCGATAAAAGCCGTGGGGAAAGCGTCGCAGACCTTATGGCACGGTCGCCTAACTTTATAATCTGGTCGCCGGGGGATAACGCAAGAATATCGGGTAAGATGCAGTACCATAACAGGCTGGCGTTCAACAGTGACGGGGAGGCGATGTTCTATTGCTTCAACACCTGCAGAGAGTTTATCAGGACTATTCCTGCGCTTATGTATGACGAAAAGAACGTGGAGGATATTGACACAACGATGGAGGATCACATATATGACGAATGCAGGTATGTCCTTATGGAGCATCCTATTGCCGCACCGGTAAAGCGTGGTGAGGTTCCTGCAGGTGACGATCCTCTCGAACAGAGAAAGCCCGAAAGGGCGGAATCGTTCTATATGATGTGATTATGAAAGGAGAAATATGAAGAAAATCGGTAAGGAGCAGGTGCGTAAGGCAAGGCAGACGCTTGCAAAGTATAAGGAGGGGAAGGCGGTACTCGACAAGAGAATCGTGTCAAACGAGCAGTGGTGGAAATTAAGGCACTGGGGCGAAATAGGCTATGACAAGGACGATACAAGGCCTATGCCGGCATCGGCGTGGCTGTTCAACTCGTTGGCAAATAAGCACGCTGACGCTATGGACAATATACCTGAGCCTGCGGTGCTTCCGAGAGAAAAAAGCGACGAGGAGGTCGCAAAGCAGTTATCGCTGATACTTCCTGCGATACTTGAACGCTGTGGTTACGAAAAGCTGTACAGCGACGGCTGGTGGTACAAGCTCAAGAACGGCAGTATGTGTACGGCTGTTGTATGGGACCCTGACGCTGACGGCGGTATG
This window of the [Eubacterium] siraeum genome carries:
- a CDS encoding helix-turn-helix domain-containing protein, with translation MSKNSGTVSGAFSERIKQLRKAKGASQAQVAEYLGVTKQAYSLYETGKREPPFATLLKIAEYFGTDTDTLLMSGDTARVSDPRLKFALFGETEIDDDVLDDVKRLAMLQLELRRSKEKDGKK
- a CDS encoding peptidylprolyl isomerase codes for the protein MKKRTAATAAILACTMMFSGCSDSILTSGTDSGTTSVENIWTAKDDDIVAWATSDSLSDEEKEYYQVKFKDFYPEYSFTIANYGLDETNSAYASYAQSYRKNIIDMLTNEKLILRKAKELGLDQLTEEEMAEVEKAYTKNLSDWYASFEKKAKTALGISTDDTSGTEDSANDEKILEKEKELFNEYIAGFGLTEDTFLMWQTNTAIQKKVNDYLLKDITVSDSEVDDYITKLKAEAKQAYEKSASSYATDSEYKKVWIPEDARYIKYIAVGIASSDYAEINAARNESGADDAEIDKKRDEKLAEIKEKADAALKKATADGADFDAVVKEYSSAYSESTAGEQILVLNSKGLISDALYDAVFALEKPGDISGLIPTDSGYYIVKYVSDAKVTDSDLSDYRKTVRQELLTSRQSEKTNAILEEWRSAVNYEYDYEKLNITKEEETSSDASGSSADSKAENETSSAASSGTATSE
- a CDS encoding ImmA/IrrE family metallo-endopeptidase, translating into MEQLIKTAQDNDILIVDMRMKGKQGAMSQCTDGMCIIAIDPHKVKSIADRKEKTVHELGHCMTGAFYDATCPVIPRGRCERRATAWAVTHTFTRRTLIKAIRSGLTELWQLADYFNVTEHFMKDALTYYELYNGE
- a CDS encoding terminase family protein — its product is MKDNDVKGGRRVVWSPQERQAEFMQRGEYEALYGGAAGGGKSDALLAEALRQADKACYRGIIFRKTYPQLTELEDRSQTLYKGAYPAARYNKTKHCWSFPSGAKIYFGAMQHKKDRLNYQGKHYDFVGFDELTQFSFDEYSYMFSRNRPGGKGTRVYIRATANPGGPGHSWVKQRFITAGEPMKPIIEEHKVKKPDGAEIIIRKSRVFIPASVFDNKELLRNDPEYLASLSMLPTAERKALLYGDWNSFTGQVFTEWRDDPEHYCDRRWTHVIAPFEIPRHWEIVRGFDFGYTRPFSVGWYAVDTKGCIYRIREYYGCTDKANEGIRLEPSVIAENIRKIERDDPNIRGRNVYGVADPSIFDKSRGESVADLMARSPNFIIWSPGDNARISGKMQYHNRLAFNSDGEAMFYCFNTCREFIRTIPALMYDEKNVEDIDTTMEDHIYDECRYVLMEHPIAAPVKRGEVPAGDDPLEQRKPERAESFYMM
- a CDS encoding BMP family ABC transporter substrate-binding protein: MKKLSRYIKILALALSAVLTLCACSGDGASSGESSSAPDYSLDTSAKVGYVYNEEISRDNMTYMFEKSRKDIETALGLETCYVDGVAVSQFENAVKALKNEGCSIIVSASHVFANSALSYAKKDKDVYILSYGGTASLTNLTTFRPKLYQPAFVCGTVAAWNSSSHKIGIVADDLMYCSNGVINAFILGIQQIYKERETDVEIIYAETKAQTETAVNTLEGKGCDVIFSYQSDDYCMYYCDSIGMRSIGFTNDMAYSAPKYGLVGYYLNWATFITDTVRTCINDNFMAEVYVGGFSEAFVKLTPYSAACKKETLTIADTLYDYVKKGKAKIFEGEIRDKDGLARVGTGATLDDMKVLAMDYLVYGVTYIDNIIDPVPNPTTSDLIVKKEYVS